The genomic stretch GTACCTGACACAAGCGGAAATAATTCCCTTGCTATGTCCGCTACCTGTCGTACCGTCCAGGAATTATCGGGTATCGCGCCCAAGACACCGATAGCTGAGAGTTCTTCGCGCTCTCGCCTGTCGTCAGGAGCGCATTTTATGAAGAATCTTTTGCTCAGCCTGCTCCCTGCTTCCGATCTGAAGCTTCTCGCACCGCATTTGAAGCCCGCATATTTCGAACAGCATCACCTGTTGTTCGAGGCGGACGAGCGAATCGGTTACGTCTACTTTCCGACCGGTGCCGTCGTATCGCTCGTCGTCACCCTTTCAACCGGAGAAATCATCGAAGCGGCGATGGTCGGTGTGGATGGCGTTTTAGGGGCTTCCGCGGCCCTCGACGGAAAAATATCGCTGAGCCGCGGCATCGTTCAACTCGCCGGCGAAATCGCCGTCTGCGATATCGACGCGCTGAAATCCGCGGCCTTGCAGAGCACCAAATTGTTTTCGCTGCTCATTCGACACGAGCAAACCGTGTATGCCCAGGCGCAGCAGTCGGCAGCGTGTTTCGCCACCCACCAGGTCGAGGCAAGGTTGTGCCGCTGGCTGCTTCGCGCGCGGGATTTGTCGGCGAGCGACAATCTCCCCTTCACGCAGGAATACCTCGCGGAGATGCTGGGGGTCAGACGGACGAGCGTGACGGAAGTCGCGCATACGCTGCAGGAAGCGGGGTTGATCAAATATGCCCGCGGCAAAATTCAGATCGTGAACGCGGGCGGTTTGAGGGCGAGCGCCTGCGAATGCTACGCTTCGGTCAAGGCGCACTATCAAAAGCTGATCGGACCCTCTCCAAGATAGGTTACCGCGCCACCGCGCCGGGTCGATTGGCAATATCCTCAATGAACAGATCGCTTCGCGG from Bradyrhizobium sp. Ash2021 encodes the following:
- a CDS encoding Crp/Fnr family transcriptional regulator, which produces MKNLLLSLLPASDLKLLAPHLKPAYFEQHHLLFEADERIGYVYFPTGAVVSLVVTLSTGEIIEAAMVGVDGVLGASAALDGKISLSRGIVQLAGEIAVCDIDALKSAALQSTKLFSLLIRHEQTVYAQAQQSAACFATHQVEARLCRWLLRARDLSASDNLPFTQEYLAEMLGVRRTSVTEVAHTLQEAGLIKYARGKIQIVNAGGLRASACECYASVKAHYQKLIGPSPR